A single Methanospirillum lacunae DNA region contains:
- the purD gene encoding phosphoribosylamine--glycine ligase, with protein sequence MNTNTHQESRQQMKVLVVGSGGREHAIAQALSKGQDIVVYAAMTRINPGIAALSQEYIITRETASREITDFCTRNQIGYAFIGPEVPLEAGVVDSLISAGVLCVGPKKMAAQIETDKAFCRNLMKQYNIPGLPGYHIFQGPDEAITFLKTTSSDFAIKPIGLTGGKGVRIMGEHVDQDGACEYIREINGGVVIEERLIGEEFTLQAFVDGKNLVPMPLVQDHKRAFEGDTGPNTGGMGSYTLPDHRMPFITDDEYDQALAIMKKVVAALETEGYPYVGILYGQFMNTARGPMVIEFNARFGDPEAMNVLSLLSSDIGDVIRGVTTGTLDKIRISFENKATVCKYIVPDGYPDNPHAGNLIIPGDGGPALLYYASVVREGDHLITQSSRTMAYVGIGDTLEEAEKIAEAAAASVQGPVRHRRDVGTMDVLKKRIDHMQEIR encoded by the coding sequence ATGAATACAAACACTCATCAGGAAAGCAGGCAGCAGATGAAGGTTCTCGTTGTCGGGAGCGGAGGCAGAGAGCATGCTATAGCACAGGCTCTCTCAAAAGGCCAGGATATTGTTGTCTACGCAGCAATGACACGCATCAATCCGGGCATCGCTGCCCTGTCACAGGAGTATATTATCACAAGGGAGACAGCTTCCCGGGAGATTACAGACTTCTGTACCAGAAACCAGATTGGGTATGCGTTTATCGGTCCAGAAGTTCCTCTAGAGGCCGGGGTTGTCGACTCCTTAATTTCAGCAGGAGTACTCTGTGTTGGTCCGAAAAAGATGGCAGCACAGATAGAGACAGATAAAGCCTTCTGCAGGAACCTGATGAAACAATATAACATTCCGGGTTTACCTGGATATCATATATTTCAAGGTCCCGATGAAGCGATAACCTTCCTGAAGACCACATCATCTGATTTTGCAATTAAACCGATCGGACTTACCGGAGGAAAAGGAGTCAGGATCATGGGTGAGCATGTTGATCAGGATGGCGCTTGTGAGTACATTCGTGAAATAAATGGCGGCGTAGTTATTGAGGAACGTCTGATCGGTGAGGAGTTCACTCTTCAGGCATTTGTAGATGGGAAAAACCTGGTCCCTATGCCTCTGGTTCAGGATCATAAGAGAGCCTTCGAAGGTGATACCGGACCAAATACCGGCGGTATGGGATCATATACTCTTCCAGATCACCGGATGCCATTCATCACCGATGATGAATATGATCAGGCCCTAGCGATCATGAAAAAGGTTGTAGCTGCCCTTGAAACTGAGGGATATCCGTATGTTGGAATCCTCTATGGTCAGTTTATGAATACTGCCCGTGGTCCGATGGTTATCGAGTTTAATGCAAGATTTGGAGACCCTGAAGCAATGAATGTCCTTAGCCTTTTAAGTTCAGACATCGGAGATGTGATCCGGGGAGTTACAACAGGGACCCTTGATAAGATCAGAATTTCCTTTGAAAACAAGGCCACGGTTTGCAAATATATTGTTCCTGACGGGTACCCTGATAATCCTCATGCCGGCAATCTCATAATACCCGGGGATGGAGGACCTGCACTGCTGTATTATGCATCAGTTGTCAGGGAAGGAGATCACCTGATTACGCAGTCATCACGAACCATGGCGTATGTTGGTATTGGTGATACCCTGGAAGAGGCTGAGAAGATAGCAGAAGCCGCAGCAGCATCGGTCCAGGGACCTGTTCGTCACCGCCGTGATGTGGGAACCATGGATGTCCTTAAAAAGAGGATAGATCACATGCAGGAGATTAGATGA
- the pyrE gene encoding orotate phosphoribosyltransferase: MVEKSLKDQLIQIGAIRFGNFTLASGKKSDVYIDIKMAMTHPEILKSIAVSVMDQKLEWDVVAGVAVGGVPLAVASSLESGRPYVIIRKEQKTHGLSSLIIGDVKGKRVVMIEDVTTSGGSALFGVDQIRQAGGVITDIISVVDRGEGAEETLSNAGIKLTSLVSKSDLVQK; the protein is encoded by the coding sequence ATGGTAGAAAAAAGTCTTAAGGATCAGTTAATTCAGATTGGTGCAATTCGATTTGGTAATTTTACACTGGCATCTGGAAAGAAGAGTGATGTATATATTGACATTAAAATGGCTATGACTCACCCTGAAATCCTGAAATCCATTGCAGTTTCTGTCATGGATCAGAAACTGGAATGGGATGTGGTTGCCGGGGTAGCAGTTGGCGGTGTTCCTCTGGCTGTTGCATCATCTCTTGAGAGTGGAAGGCCTTATGTAATCATACGAAAAGAGCAGAAAACACATGGTCTCTCCTCCCTTATCATCGGTGATGTGAAAGGGAAACGAGTCGTCATGATAGAAGATGTTACTACATCTGGAGGGTCTGCTCTCTTTGGTGTTGATCAGATCAGACAGGCAGGCGGCGTTATAACTGACATAATATCAGTTGTAGATAGGGGTGAGGGAGCAGAAGAGACACTTTCCAATGCAGGGATAAAACTGACTTCTCTGGTTTCCAAAAGCGATCTTGTTCAGAAATAG
- a CDS encoding CDP-2,3-bis-(O-geranylgeranyl)-sn-glycerol synthase: MLPAYVPNSAAAAVGGGIPIDGGHTWYDGKRILGDGKTIRGFFGGVACGCIIGILQIMAQGQPVFSMLPKLNIFSVLLLATGALVGDMVKSFFKRRAGIERGGKWPLVDQYDFVAGAFLFLFVGNPAFAFSVLTVPVIIAILIITPVLHRVVNIIGYKMGVKDVPW, from the coding sequence ATGCTCCCTGCATATGTTCCAAATTCAGCAGCTGCAGCTGTCGGCGGAGGGATTCCCATAGACGGTGGTCATACCTGGTATGATGGAAAAAGGATTCTTGGCGATGGAAAAACCATTCGAGGATTTTTTGGCGGGGTAGCCTGTGGTTGCATCATAGGCATTCTACAGATAATGGCGCAGGGACAGCCGGTCTTCTCAATGCTTCCTAAGTTAAACATCTTTTCTGTCTTGCTTCTTGCAACCGGCGCTCTTGTTGGTGACATGGTAAAAAGTTTCTTCAAGCGCCGGGCAGGAATTGAACGGGGAGGAAAATGGCCTCTTGTTGACCAGTATGATTTCGTGGCTGGTGCATTCCTGTTTCTCTTTGTTGGAAATCCGGCATTTGCATTCTCAGTCCTGACTGTCCCGGTAATCATCGCTATTCTGATTATCACGCCAGTATTACACCGGGTTGTTAATATTATTGGATACAAAATGGGAGTGAAAGACGTTCCATGGTAG